Proteins encoded by one window of Sardina pilchardus chromosome 7, fSarPil1.1, whole genome shotgun sequence:
- the atf7a gene encoding cyclic AMP-dependent transcription factor ATF-7a isoform X3, with protein sequence MGDDRPFVCNAPGCGQRFTNEDHLAVHKHKHEMTLKFGPARTDSVIIADQTPTPTRFLKNCEEVGLFNELASSFEQEFRKAQEDDDKRAKNPITAAASTGVLDMSLQTPSEVKVKEEEPVEVDSSPPGSPESISSRSDSEHEYVGRPKDTPPRPPVSAAPTPTIVRPGSLPLHLGYDALHPTMPSPTSVITQAPPSNRQLGSPTGPYPMMMLPNGQTVPVLPGPMQMQMQMPSVISLARPLMVPNIPGIPGPPLGGSSSGSSSPSGYNPHSEAKMVSPAQPTGGRRRRTADDDPDERRQRFLERNRAAASRCRQKRKVWVCSLEKKAEELTSLNVSLSNEVTLLRNEVAHLKQLLLAHKDCPVTTLQKKNAYLGDETMKDVSEPVGSPAAVIQHSSLALSPSSAGPNGLSARAAAEAVAMSVLAGMGSHRGEQGSGGPSGPSHVIMATQSHPSTR encoded by the exons ATGGGGGACGACAGACCTTTTGTGTGCAATGCTCCTGGCTGTGGGCAG AGGTTCACCAATGAGGACCACTTGGctgtgcacaagcacaaacatgagATGACTCTGAAGTTTGGCCCAGCGAGGACCGACTCTGTCATCATAGCAG aCCAGACACCGACTCCCACACGCTTCCTGAAGAACTGTGAGGAGGTGGGCCTCTTCAATGAGCTGGCCAGCTCCTTCGAGCAGGAGTTCCGCAAGGCCCAGGAGGACGACGACAAACGGGCCAAGAACCCG ATCACCGCCGCTGCCAGCACGGGGGTCCTGGACATGAGTCTGCAGACGCCCTCAGAGGtgaaggtgaaggaggaggagccgGTGGAGGTGGACTCGTCCCCTCCGGGCAGCCCAGAGTCCATCTCCAGCAGGTCGGACAGCGAACACGAGTATGTGGGGAGACCAAAG GACACTCCCCCCAGACCTCCGGTGAGTGCGGCCCCGACCCCCACCATCGTGCGGCCGGGCTCGCTGCCCCTGCACCTGGGCTACGACGCGCTGCACCCCACCATGCCCTCGCCCACCTCCGTCATCACACAGGCGCCGCCATCCAACCGCCAGCTCGG GTCTCCGACTGGTCCATATCCGATGATGATGCTTCCCAATGGCCAGACGGTGCCCGTGTTGCCTGGGCCtatgcagatgcagatgcagatgcCCTCAGTAATCTCT cTGGCGAGACCTCTGATGGTGCCCAACATTCCTGGCATCCCTGGACCCCCACTAgggggcagcagcagtggcTCGTCCTCACCGTCAGGCTACAACCCCCACTCTGAGGCCAAGATg GTATCTCCTGCTCAGCCCACCGGGGGCCGTAGGCGGCGGACGGCGGACGACGACCCCGACGAGCGGCGACAGCGCTTCCTGGAGCGGAACCGGGCGGCGGCCTCGCGCTGCAGGCAGAAGCGCAAGGTCTGGGTCTGCTCCCTGGAGAAGAAGGCCGAGGAGCTGACCTCTCTCAACGTATCTCTGTCG AATGAGGTGACCCTCCTACGGAACGAAGTGGCCCACCTGAagcagctgctgctggcccACAAGGACTGCCCCGTGACCACCCTACAGAAGAAGAACGCCTACTTAG GAGACGAGACCATGAAAGACGTGTCGGAGCCCGTGGGCTCCCCGGCCGCGGTCATCCAGCACAGCTCGCTGGCCCTGAGCCCCTCCTCGGCGGGCCCCAATGGGCTGAGCGCGCGGGCGGCGGCCGAGGCGGTGGCCATGTCGGTGCTGGCGGGCATGGGCAGCCACCGGGGCGAGCAGGGCTCCGGCGGGCCCAGCGGGCCCTCCCACGTCATCATGGCCACACAGTCCCACCCCTCCACCAGATGA
- the atf7a gene encoding cyclic AMP-dependent transcription factor ATF-7a isoform X2 gives MGDDRPFVCNAPGCGQRFTNEDHLAVHKHKHEMTLKFGPARTDSVIIADQTPTPTRFLKNCEEVGLFNELASSFEQEFRKAQEDDDKRAKNPITAAASTGVLDMSLQTPSEVKVKEEEPVEVDSSPPGSPESISSRSDSEHEYVGRPKDTPPRPPVSAAPTPTIVRPGSLPLHLGYDALHPTMPSPTSVITQAPPSNRQLGSPTGPYPMMMLPNGQTVPVLPGPMQMQMQMPSVISLARPLMVPNIPGIPGPPLGGSSSGSSSPSGYNPHSEAKMTATAQSCGGVSSPMVPQRMEQSQLLVQQPDAPSPAQPQVSPAQPTGGRRRRTADDDPDERRQRFLERNRAAASRCRQKRKVWVCSLEKKAEELTSLNVSLSNEVTLLRNEVAHLKQLLLAHKDCPVTTLQKKNAYLGDETMKDVSEPVGSPAAVIQHSSLALSPSSAGPNGLSARAAAEAVAMSVLAGMGSHRGEQGSGGPSGPSHVIMATQSHPSTR, from the exons ATGGGGGACGACAGACCTTTTGTGTGCAATGCTCCTGGCTGTGGGCAG AGGTTCACCAATGAGGACCACTTGGctgtgcacaagcacaaacatgagATGACTCTGAAGTTTGGCCCAGCGAGGACCGACTCTGTCATCATAGCAG aCCAGACACCGACTCCCACACGCTTCCTGAAGAACTGTGAGGAGGTGGGCCTCTTCAATGAGCTGGCCAGCTCCTTCGAGCAGGAGTTCCGCAAGGCCCAGGAGGACGACGACAAACGGGCCAAGAACCCG ATCACCGCCGCTGCCAGCACGGGGGTCCTGGACATGAGTCTGCAGACGCCCTCAGAGGtgaaggtgaaggaggaggagccgGTGGAGGTGGACTCGTCCCCTCCGGGCAGCCCAGAGTCCATCTCCAGCAGGTCGGACAGCGAACACGAGTATGTGGGGAGACCAAAG GACACTCCCCCCAGACCTCCGGTGAGTGCGGCCCCGACCCCCACCATCGTGCGGCCGGGCTCGCTGCCCCTGCACCTGGGCTACGACGCGCTGCACCCCACCATGCCCTCGCCCACCTCCGTCATCACACAGGCGCCGCCATCCAACCGCCAGCTCGG GTCTCCGACTGGTCCATATCCGATGATGATGCTTCCCAATGGCCAGACGGTGCCCGTGTTGCCTGGGCCtatgcagatgcagatgcagatgcCCTCAGTAATCTCT cTGGCGAGACCTCTGATGGTGCCCAACATTCCTGGCATCCCTGGACCCCCACTAgggggcagcagcagtggcTCGTCCTCACCGTCAGGCTACAACCCCCACTCTGAGGCCAAGATg ACAGCCACAGCGCAGAGCTGCGGCGGGGTGTCCAGCCCCATGGTGCCCCAGCGGATGGAGCAGAGTCAGCTGCTGGTTCAGCAACCAGACGCCCCGTCCCCTGCACagccacag GTATCTCCTGCTCAGCCCACCGGGGGCCGTAGGCGGCGGACGGCGGACGACGACCCCGACGAGCGGCGACAGCGCTTCCTGGAGCGGAACCGGGCGGCGGCCTCGCGCTGCAGGCAGAAGCGCAAGGTCTGGGTCTGCTCCCTGGAGAAGAAGGCCGAGGAGCTGACCTCTCTCAACGTATCTCTGTCG AATGAGGTGACCCTCCTACGGAACGAAGTGGCCCACCTGAagcagctgctgctggcccACAAGGACTGCCCCGTGACCACCCTACAGAAGAAGAACGCCTACTTAG GAGACGAGACCATGAAAGACGTGTCGGAGCCCGTGGGCTCCCCGGCCGCGGTCATCCAGCACAGCTCGCTGGCCCTGAGCCCCTCCTCGGCGGGCCCCAATGGGCTGAGCGCGCGGGCGGCGGCCGAGGCGGTGGCCATGTCGGTGCTGGCGGGCATGGGCAGCCACCGGGGCGAGCAGGGCTCCGGCGGGCCCAGCGGGCCCTCCCACGTCATCATGGCCACACAGTCCCACCCCTCCACCAGATGA
- the atf7a gene encoding cyclic AMP-dependent transcription factor ATF-7a isoform X1 yields the protein MGDDRPFVCNAPGCGQRFTNEDHLAVHKHKHEMTLKFGPARTDSVIIADQTPTPTRFLKNCEEVGLFNELASSFEQEFRKAQEDDDKRAKNPITAAASTGVLDMSLQTPSEVKVKEEEPVEVDSSPPGSPESISSRSDSEHEYVGRPKDTPPRPPVSAAPTPTIVRPGSLPLHLGYDALHPTMPSPTSVITQAPPSNRQLGSPTGPYPMMMLPNGQTVPVLPGPMQMQMQMPSVISLARPLMVPNIPGIPGPPLGGSSSGSSSPSGYNPHSEAKMRLKAALSQQTATAQSCGGVSSPMVPQRMEQSQLLVQQPDAPSPAQPQVSPAQPTGGRRRRTADDDPDERRQRFLERNRAAASRCRQKRKVWVCSLEKKAEELTSLNVSLSNEVTLLRNEVAHLKQLLLAHKDCPVTTLQKKNAYLGDETMKDVSEPVGSPAAVIQHSSLALSPSSAGPNGLSARAAAEAVAMSVLAGMGSHRGEQGSGGPSGPSHVIMATQSHPSTR from the exons ATGGGGGACGACAGACCTTTTGTGTGCAATGCTCCTGGCTGTGGGCAG AGGTTCACCAATGAGGACCACTTGGctgtgcacaagcacaaacatgagATGACTCTGAAGTTTGGCCCAGCGAGGACCGACTCTGTCATCATAGCAG aCCAGACACCGACTCCCACACGCTTCCTGAAGAACTGTGAGGAGGTGGGCCTCTTCAATGAGCTGGCCAGCTCCTTCGAGCAGGAGTTCCGCAAGGCCCAGGAGGACGACGACAAACGGGCCAAGAACCCG ATCACCGCCGCTGCCAGCACGGGGGTCCTGGACATGAGTCTGCAGACGCCCTCAGAGGtgaaggtgaaggaggaggagccgGTGGAGGTGGACTCGTCCCCTCCGGGCAGCCCAGAGTCCATCTCCAGCAGGTCGGACAGCGAACACGAGTATGTGGGGAGACCAAAG GACACTCCCCCCAGACCTCCGGTGAGTGCGGCCCCGACCCCCACCATCGTGCGGCCGGGCTCGCTGCCCCTGCACCTGGGCTACGACGCGCTGCACCCCACCATGCCCTCGCCCACCTCCGTCATCACACAGGCGCCGCCATCCAACCGCCAGCTCGG GTCTCCGACTGGTCCATATCCGATGATGATGCTTCCCAATGGCCAGACGGTGCCCGTGTTGCCTGGGCCtatgcagatgcagatgcagatgcCCTCAGTAATCTCT cTGGCGAGACCTCTGATGGTGCCCAACATTCCTGGCATCCCTGGACCCCCACTAgggggcagcagcagtggcTCGTCCTCACCGTCAGGCTACAACCCCCACTCTGAGGCCAAGATg AGGCTGAAGGCTGCCCTGTCCCAGCAGACAGCCACAGCGCAGAGCTGCGGCGGGGTGTCCAGCCCCATGGTGCCCCAGCGGATGGAGCAGAGTCAGCTGCTGGTTCAGCAACCAGACGCCCCGTCCCCTGCACagccacag GTATCTCCTGCTCAGCCCACCGGGGGCCGTAGGCGGCGGACGGCGGACGACGACCCCGACGAGCGGCGACAGCGCTTCCTGGAGCGGAACCGGGCGGCGGCCTCGCGCTGCAGGCAGAAGCGCAAGGTCTGGGTCTGCTCCCTGGAGAAGAAGGCCGAGGAGCTGACCTCTCTCAACGTATCTCTGTCG AATGAGGTGACCCTCCTACGGAACGAAGTGGCCCACCTGAagcagctgctgctggcccACAAGGACTGCCCCGTGACCACCCTACAGAAGAAGAACGCCTACTTAG GAGACGAGACCATGAAAGACGTGTCGGAGCCCGTGGGCTCCCCGGCCGCGGTCATCCAGCACAGCTCGCTGGCCCTGAGCCCCTCCTCGGCGGGCCCCAATGGGCTGAGCGCGCGGGCGGCGGCCGAGGCGGTGGCCATGTCGGTGCTGGCGGGCATGGGCAGCCACCGGGGCGAGCAGGGCTCCGGCGGGCCCAGCGGGCCCTCCCACGTCATCATGGCCACACAGTCCCACCCCTCCACCAGATGA
- the atf7a gene encoding cyclic AMP-dependent transcription factor ATF-7a isoform X4, translating to MGDDRPFVCNAPGCGQRFTNEDHLAVHKHKHEMTLKFGPARTDSVIIADQTPTPTRFLKNCEEVGLFNELASSFEQEFRKAQEDDDKRAKNPITAAASTGVLDMSLQTPSEVKVKEEEPVEVDSSPPGSPESISSRSDSEHEYVGRPKDTPPRPPVSAAPTPTIVRPGSLPLHLGYDALHPTMPSPTSVITQAPPSNRQLGSPTGPYPMMMLPNGQTVPVLPGPMQMQMQMPSVISLARPLMVPNIPGIPGPPLGGSSSGSSSPSGYNPHSEAKMRLKAALSQQTATAQSCGGVSSPMVPQRMEQSQLLVQQPDAPSPAQPQVSPAQPTGGRRRRTADDDPDERRQRFLERNRAAASRCRQKRKVWVCSLEKKAEELTSLNVSLSNEVTLLRNEVAHLKQLLLAHKDCPVTTLQKKNAYLELCISGNRRSTIRETRP from the exons ATGGGGGACGACAGACCTTTTGTGTGCAATGCTCCTGGCTGTGGGCAG AGGTTCACCAATGAGGACCACTTGGctgtgcacaagcacaaacatgagATGACTCTGAAGTTTGGCCCAGCGAGGACCGACTCTGTCATCATAGCAG aCCAGACACCGACTCCCACACGCTTCCTGAAGAACTGTGAGGAGGTGGGCCTCTTCAATGAGCTGGCCAGCTCCTTCGAGCAGGAGTTCCGCAAGGCCCAGGAGGACGACGACAAACGGGCCAAGAACCCG ATCACCGCCGCTGCCAGCACGGGGGTCCTGGACATGAGTCTGCAGACGCCCTCAGAGGtgaaggtgaaggaggaggagccgGTGGAGGTGGACTCGTCCCCTCCGGGCAGCCCAGAGTCCATCTCCAGCAGGTCGGACAGCGAACACGAGTATGTGGGGAGACCAAAG GACACTCCCCCCAGACCTCCGGTGAGTGCGGCCCCGACCCCCACCATCGTGCGGCCGGGCTCGCTGCCCCTGCACCTGGGCTACGACGCGCTGCACCCCACCATGCCCTCGCCCACCTCCGTCATCACACAGGCGCCGCCATCCAACCGCCAGCTCGG GTCTCCGACTGGTCCATATCCGATGATGATGCTTCCCAATGGCCAGACGGTGCCCGTGTTGCCTGGGCCtatgcagatgcagatgcagatgcCCTCAGTAATCTCT cTGGCGAGACCTCTGATGGTGCCCAACATTCCTGGCATCCCTGGACCCCCACTAgggggcagcagcagtggcTCGTCCTCACCGTCAGGCTACAACCCCCACTCTGAGGCCAAGATg AGGCTGAAGGCTGCCCTGTCCCAGCAGACAGCCACAGCGCAGAGCTGCGGCGGGGTGTCCAGCCCCATGGTGCCCCAGCGGATGGAGCAGAGTCAGCTGCTGGTTCAGCAACCAGACGCCCCGTCCCCTGCACagccacag GTATCTCCTGCTCAGCCCACCGGGGGCCGTAGGCGGCGGACGGCGGACGACGACCCCGACGAGCGGCGACAGCGCTTCCTGGAGCGGAACCGGGCGGCGGCCTCGCGCTGCAGGCAGAAGCGCAAGGTCTGGGTCTGCTCCCTGGAGAAGAAGGCCGAGGAGCTGACCTCTCTCAACGTATCTCTGTCG AATGAGGTGACCCTCCTACGGAACGAAGTGGCCCACCTGAagcagctgctgctggcccACAAGGACTGCCCCGTGACCACCCTACAGAAGAAGAACGCCTACTTAG AGCTGTGTATTTCTGGCAACCGTAGGTCCACTATTAGG GAGACGAGACCATGA